The Nocardia arthritidis genome has a window encoding:
- a CDS encoding DUF1266 domain-containing protein, with protein sequence MSARGLPTLTTFPYDELDKREEDHWSGAAVTDDELRSLALGAFYSARWDAFHDALLLGPEREHPLGDRRELAIDTLTGAWGITDGTEAQASMEQLLEGMHAPLYALVHPLVMASINASERDRFGERADRHRAFLRQVGSFRGMDNPEALVRDYDIWSQAIKIGFTDHLARPLPSDIHAWDLARVVAVARMAFTAGYLDADVAWDYLMRALPLAQRKYRNWRQFGDAYLAGWTYWQACEDLAELKSGGVDRRKELLRLWMRPTSPWRRITLNPSA encoded by the coding sequence ATGTCTGCCCGCGGCTTGCCAACGTTGACGACCTTCCCGTACGACGAGCTGGACAAGCGGGAGGAGGACCACTGGTCCGGCGCCGCGGTCACCGATGACGAATTGCGCTCGCTCGCGCTCGGCGCGTTCTACTCCGCGCGCTGGGACGCCTTCCACGACGCGCTGCTGCTCGGCCCGGAGCGCGAGCATCCGCTCGGTGATCGCCGCGAACTCGCCATCGATACGCTGACCGGTGCCTGGGGGATCACCGACGGCACCGAGGCGCAGGCCTCGATGGAGCAGCTGCTGGAAGGTATGCACGCCCCGCTCTACGCGCTGGTGCATCCACTGGTGATGGCCTCGATCAACGCCAGCGAGCGGGACCGCTTCGGTGAGCGCGCCGACCGGCACCGCGCCTTCCTGCGCCAGGTCGGATCGTTCCGCGGCATGGACAATCCGGAGGCGCTGGTTCGCGACTACGACATCTGGTCCCAGGCAATCAAGATCGGCTTCACCGACCATCTGGCCCGCCCACTGCCGAGCGATATCCACGCCTGGGATCTGGCACGGGTCGTCGCGGTCGCCAGAATGGCCTTCACCGCCGGCTACCTCGACGCCGACGTCGCATGGGACTACCTGATGCGCGCCCTCCCACTGGCCCAGCGCAAATACCGCAACTGGCGCCAATTCGGCGACGCCTACCTGGCCGGCTGGACCTACTGGCAGGCCTGCGAAGACCTCGCCGAACTCAAAAGCGGCGGCGTAGACCGCCGCAAGGAACTGCTCCGCCTCTGGATGCGCCCAACCAGCCCCTGGCGCCGAATCACCCTGAACCCATCAGCCTGA